A portion of the Blastopirellula sediminis genome contains these proteins:
- a CDS encoding thiol-disulfide oxidoreductase DCC family protein → MLATDKKAERPLASPSEAPDRDVLIYDGHCRFCTRSVRWIDFLGGKGRLSYLSLHDPAVSQYAADLTHDQLMEEMLVVEPNGTRHAGAAAFRYLTRKLPPLWILAPLLHIPYSLPIWAFFYRQFARIRYRFGRNQCDGDSCKIHFD, encoded by the coding sequence ATGTTAGCTACCGACAAAAAAGCGGAACGCCCGCTGGCCAGCCCCAGCGAAGCCCCGGATCGCGACGTCTTGATCTACGACGGACATTGCCGCTTTTGCACCCGCAGCGTTCGCTGGATCGACTTTTTGGGGGGAAAGGGACGACTTTCCTACCTTTCGCTGCATGATCCGGCCGTTTCGCAGTATGCCGCCGATCTGACGCATGACCAGCTGATGGAAGAAATGCTGGTCGTCGAGCCCAACGGAACGCGTCACGCCGGGGCGGCCGCATTTCGGTACCTGACCCGCAAGCTGCCACCCTTATGGATCTTGGCGCCGCTCCTGCATATTCCCTACAGTCTGCCTATCTGGGCCTTCTTCTACCGGCAATTTGCACGAATTCGGTACAGATTTGGGCGGAATCAATGCGACGGGGACTCCTGCAAGATACATTTCGACTAG